In Streptomyces nojiriensis, one genomic interval encodes:
- a CDS encoding HopJ type III effector protein, producing MTDLNALRGSLASGEHQFADTLTFVTAHYEYQPQAFRNGDLENASGENEGSCKTLGLALLEGLSDQEALQAFGEHYRSVLATPNDTDHGNIRNLMAHGLAGVNFAGQPLTRKS from the coding sequence ATGACGGATCTGAACGCGCTGCGGGGAAGCCTCGCGTCAGGTGAGCACCAGTTCGCCGACACCCTGACCTTCGTCACCGCGCATTACGAGTATCAGCCGCAGGCGTTCCGCAACGGGGACCTGGAAAACGCCTCAGGCGAGAACGAAGGCTCGTGCAAAACGCTGGGACTGGCCCTGCTGGAAGGGCTGAGCGACCAGGAAGCCCTGCAGGCATTCGGCGAGCACTACCGCAGCGTGCTGGCGACGCCGAACGACACTGATCACGGCAACATCCGCAACCTCATGGCCCATGGCCTTGCAGGGGTGAATTTCGCCGGGCAACCGTTGACCCGCAAGAGCTGA